A genome region from Leptidea sinapis chromosome 34, ilLepSina1.1, whole genome shotgun sequence includes the following:
- the LOC126974982 gene encoding solute carrier family 25 member 35-like isoform X1 has translation MDFVIGGLAGAGATVFTNPMDVVKTRLQLQGELTARTVQKSRYKGIFHGIYVIIKADGLLALQKGLVPAMTFGFCMNSVRLGIFRVAEVHGWTKTKEGGVSVGRSAIFACSAGLVSGVIANPMSVLKTRLQSAAHSSVAVGKQHEYKGTIDGFVKIYKTEGLRGLFAGVNAACFRLAVGSGAQLTSFAVVKEILLEQGYCRDSQMSLAFVSSLSCGVLTAILECPFDVIGTRLYNQGPQSKGEHYYNGLFDCFKKILRTEGLHGLYKGIGPLYLRIAPHTTISLVIWDMLNVTFNKDSKH, from the exons ATGGATTTCGTGATTGGAGGCTTAGCTGGGGCTGGGGCGACAGTATTTACGAATCCAATGGACGTCGTTAAAACTCGCCTCCAGCTTCAAGGAGAACTAACTGCCCGAACCGTTCAAAAGTCAAGATACAAAGGTATCTTCCATGGTATCTACGTGATCATCAAAGCAGATGGCTTGTTGGCGTTGCAAAAGGGCCTTGTGCCTGCCATGACGTTTGGGTTTTGTATGAACTCTGTTAG GTTAGGAATATTTCGCGTTGCGGAAGTGCATGGATGGACTAAAACGAAAGAGGGTGGTGTAAGTGTAGGACGGTCAGCGATTTTTGCTTGCTCCGCAGGCCTTGTGAGCGGGGTTATAGCTAATCCTATGTCAGTATTAAAGACAAGGTTGCAATCAGCAGCTCATTCAAGTGTGGCTGTGGGGAAACAGCATGAGTATAAAG GTACAATAGATGGGTTcgttaaaatttacaaaactgaGGGACTTAGAGGACTTTTCGCTGGTGTGAACGCCGCATGTTTCAGATTAGCAGTGGGTAGCGGAGCTCAATTAACTAGTTTTGCTGT AGTGAAAGAGATACTGCTTGAGCAAGGCTACTGTAGAGACTCACAAATGTCCCTCGCATTTGTATCGAGCTTATCGTGTGGTGTGCTAACCGCTATCCTAGAATGTCCCTTCGATGTCATTGGTACACGCTTGTACAACCAGG GCCCCCAATCGAAAGGTGAACATTATTACAACGGTCTGTTTGACTGTTTCAAGAAAATATTGAGAACAGAAGGTCTGCACGGCCTTTATAAGGGCATTGGTCCACTATATCTTAGAATAGCTCCACACACAACTATCTCACTTGTTATTTGGGATATGTTGAATGTTACATTCAATAAAGATAGTAAACATTGA
- the LOC126974982 gene encoding solute carrier family 25 member 35-like isoform X2, whose translation MDFVIGGLAGAGATVFTNPMDVVKTRLQLQGELTARTVQKSRYKGIFHGIYVIIKADGLLALQKGLVPAMTFGFCMNSVRLGIFRVAEVHGWTKTKEGGVSVGRSAIFACSAGLVSGVIANPMSVLKTRLQSAAHSSVAVGKQHEYKGTIDGFVKIYKTEGLRGLFAGVNAACFRLAVGSGAQLTSFAVAKESLNSRDICTDSPVGMSFLASALSGVILVAIICPLDVVCVRLYNQGPQSKGEHYYNGLFDCFKKILRTEGLHGLYKGIGPLYLRIAPHTTISLVIWDMLNVTFNKDSKH comes from the exons ATGGATTTCGTGATTGGAGGCTTAGCTGGGGCTGGGGCGACAGTATTTACGAATCCAATGGACGTCGTTAAAACTCGCCTCCAGCTTCAAGGAGAACTAACTGCCCGAACCGTTCAAAAGTCAAGATACAAAGGTATCTTCCATGGTATCTACGTGATCATCAAAGCAGATGGCTTGTTGGCGTTGCAAAAGGGCCTTGTGCCTGCCATGACGTTTGGGTTTTGTATGAACTCTGTTAG GTTAGGAATATTTCGCGTTGCGGAAGTGCATGGATGGACTAAAACGAAAGAGGGTGGTGTAAGTGTAGGACGGTCAGCGATTTTTGCTTGCTCCGCAGGCCTTGTGAGCGGGGTTATAGCTAATCCTATGTCAGTATTAAAGACAAGGTTGCAATCAGCAGCTCATTCAAGTGTGGCTGTGGGGAAACAGCATGAGTATAAAG GTACAATAGATGGGTTcgttaaaatttacaaaactgaGGGACTTAGAGGACTTTTCGCTGGTGTGAACGCCGCATGTTTCAGATTAGCAGTGGGTAGCGGAGCTCAATTAACTAGTTTTGCTGT GGCAAAAGAGTCCCTGAACTCTCGAGATATTTGCACAGACTCACCTGTCGGCATGTCGTTTTTGGCGAGTGCTCTCAGCGGAGTGATATTAGTGGCTATCATATGTCCACTAGACGTTGTCTGCGTACGGCTTTATAATCAGG GCCCCCAATCGAAAGGTGAACATTATTACAACGGTCTGTTTGACTGTTTCAAGAAAATATTGAGAACAGAAGGTCTGCACGGCCTTTATAAGGGCATTGGTCCACTATATCTTAGAATAGCTCCACACACAACTATCTCACTTGTTATTTGGGATATGTTGAATGTTACATTCAATAAAGATAGTAAACATTGA
- the LOC126974982 gene encoding solute carrier family 25 member 35-like isoform X3 gives MDFVIGGLAGAGATVFTNPMDVVKTRLQLQGELTARTVQKSRYKGIFHGIYVIIKADGLLALQKGLVPAMTFGFCMNSVRLGIFRVAEVHGWTKTKEGGVSVGRSAIFACSAGLVSGVIANPMSVLKTRLQSAAHSSVAVGKQHEYKGTIDGFVKIYKTEGLRGLFAGVNAACFRLAVGSGAQLTSFAVAKESLNSRDICTDSPVGMSFLASALSGVILVAIICPLDVVCVRLYNQE, from the exons ATGGATTTCGTGATTGGAGGCTTAGCTGGGGCTGGGGCGACAGTATTTACGAATCCAATGGACGTCGTTAAAACTCGCCTCCAGCTTCAAGGAGAACTAACTGCCCGAACCGTTCAAAAGTCAAGATACAAAGGTATCTTCCATGGTATCTACGTGATCATCAAAGCAGATGGCTTGTTGGCGTTGCAAAAGGGCCTTGTGCCTGCCATGACGTTTGGGTTTTGTATGAACTCTGTTAG GTTAGGAATATTTCGCGTTGCGGAAGTGCATGGATGGACTAAAACGAAAGAGGGTGGTGTAAGTGTAGGACGGTCAGCGATTTTTGCTTGCTCCGCAGGCCTTGTGAGCGGGGTTATAGCTAATCCTATGTCAGTATTAAAGACAAGGTTGCAATCAGCAGCTCATTCAAGTGTGGCTGTGGGGAAACAGCATGAGTATAAAG GTACAATAGATGGGTTcgttaaaatttacaaaactgaGGGACTTAGAGGACTTTTCGCTGGTGTGAACGCCGCATGTTTCAGATTAGCAGTGGGTAGCGGAGCTCAATTAACTAGTTTTGCTGT GGCAAAAGAGTCCCTGAACTCTCGAGATATTTGCACAGACTCACCTGTCGGCATGTCGTTTTTGGCGAGTGCTCTCAGCGGAGTGATATTAGTGGCTATCATATGTCCACTAGACGTTGTCTGCGTACGGCTTTATAATCAGG AGTGA